One window of Dendropsophus ebraccatus isolate aDenEbr1 chromosome 13, aDenEbr1.pat, whole genome shotgun sequence genomic DNA carries:
- the LOC138770566 gene encoding olfactory receptor 5V1-like, with the protein MEQQLNQTISYRFILLGLSNVPHLQVIFFIIFLIMYVMTISGNLLLIIVVAINPALHSPMFFFLTNLSIIDICFSSSIVPVILMNTLLTDRSISFWGCMTQMFISLTLGATENLIFAVMAYDRFAAICRPLHYRTIMNKALCFYLVAGSWSVGLINSFIQVTLTFHLQFCNSLNLNHYLCELPAFIRMSCGDTSLNELSVYISGAIIGMCSFYMIVISYIHIITKILKIISSQGRQKSFSTCASHLTVVTLYYGTIMSMYLRPHSKNNSYYSKQADKVVPILYTTVIPMLNPLIYSVRNQDVKNTLINQWKKKQYH; encoded by the coding sequence ATGGAACAACAACTGAACCAAACTATTTCATATAGGTTCATCTTACTGGGGTTGTCCAATGTACCTCACCTACAAGTTATCTTTTTCATCATATTTTTGATAATGTATGTAATGACTATATCGGGGAACCTTCTGCTGATCATTGTTGTGGCTATCAATCCAGCATTACACAGCCCCATGTTCTTTTTCCTGACCAACCTCTCTATCATTGAcatctgcttctcctcctccattgTTCCTGTGATCCTAATGAACACCTTGCTCACAGACAGAAGTATTTCTTTTTGGGGATGTATGACGCAGATGTTCATTTCCTTAACTTTGGGTGCCACAGAGAATTTAATATTTGCCGTCATGGCCTATGATAGATTTGCTGCAATATGTAGACCATTGCATTATAGGACCATAATGAACAAGGCATTGTGTTTTTACTTAGTCGCAGGGTCATGGAGTGTTGGACTCATTAACTCTTTTATACAGGTGACCCTTACATTTCATCTCCAATTCTGCAATTCTCTCAACCTCAACCACTACCTTTGTGAATTACCTGCTTTCATACGAATGTCTTGTGGAGATACCTCTCTTAATGAATTATCGGTATATATCTCAGGAGCCATTATCGGTATGTGTTCATTCTACATGATTGTGATTTCGTATATCCATATTATCACCAAGATTCTGAAGATTATTTCATCACAAGGGAGGCAGAAATCCTTCTCCACATGTGCCTCCCACCTCACGGTTGTCACTCTCTACTATGGGACCATTATGTCCATGTATTTACGGCCACATTCGAAAAATAATTCTTATTACTCTAAGCAAGCAGACAAGGTGGTGCCTATTCTTTATACGACAGTAATTCCAATGTTAAATCCTTTAATATATAGCGTGAGGAACCAGGATGTGAAAAATACCCTCATCAATCAATGGAAAAAGAAGCAATATCACTAA